Proteins encoded within one genomic window of Polynucleobacter duraquae:
- the bamC gene encoding outer membrane protein assembly factor BamC has product MNLMRPLRQHCATLLTLSLISVILIGCKSVTTNDTVDYKSAGAVRGPNLSYPPDLITAQADRRYIVQDGSATMSEYNAAVKKSVQTRKNVMTGIPGMRIARDGERRWLVVEKPAPELYPQIKDFWQENGFLLVIDSPSTGIMETDWAENRAKIAQDFIRSAIGGALDSIYDTGERDKYKTRLEASKPGETEIYITQRGAIEKCVTDSTTTACNSTVWTGRPNDPELEAVFLARLMERLGMTQEMAKAQVAAPLGPKTPKAKLVQEGVNTAYIQMASGFDRAWRDTGLALDRSNFTVEDRNRTNGVYYVRYVNPKDLGDTKGFFTKLFSSKDDSSLKAKKYLVVVKSTGDSSSSVYVQNADGKPENTAAGLQLLTLLTEQMAR; this is encoded by the coding sequence ATGAATTTGATGCGACCTTTGCGCCAACACTGTGCAACCCTACTAACGCTCTCGTTGATAAGCGTTATTTTAATTGGCTGTAAATCTGTAACAACGAATGACACAGTCGACTACAAATCTGCTGGCGCCGTGCGTGGGCCTAACTTATCCTACCCCCCAGATCTGATTACTGCTCAAGCAGATCGTCGTTATATCGTTCAGGATGGTTCTGCCACCATGTCTGAGTACAACGCAGCAGTAAAAAAATCAGTACAGACTCGCAAGAACGTCATGACTGGTATTCCGGGCATGCGTATCGCGCGTGACGGTGAGCGCCGTTGGTTGGTTGTAGAAAAGCCAGCTCCAGAGCTCTATCCACAAATTAAAGATTTCTGGCAGGAGAATGGTTTTTTGCTGGTAATTGATTCACCCTCTACCGGCATCATGGAGACTGATTGGGCGGAGAACCGCGCTAAGATAGCGCAAGACTTTATTCGCTCTGCTATCGGTGGTGCACTAGATTCAATTTATGATACTGGTGAGCGAGATAAGTACAAGACCCGTCTTGAAGCCAGTAAACCTGGCGAGACAGAAATTTATATTACACAACGTGGTGCTATTGAAAAGTGCGTAACGGACAGTACAACTACTGCGTGTAATTCAACTGTATGGACAGGCCGTCCAAATGACCCCGAGCTCGAAGCAGTATTTTTGGCTCGCTTGATGGAGCGCTTGGGTATGACCCAAGAAATGGCGAAGGCTCAAGTTGCGGCGCCACTTGGCCCAAAGACGCCTAAGGCCAAGTTAGTTCAAGAGGGTGTGAATACTGCTTATATTCAAATGGCGTCTGGCTTCGACCGCGCATGGCGCGACACTGGACTTGCCTTAGATCGCTCCAACTTTACTGTTGAAGATCGTAATCGTACGAATGGTGTTTACTATGTACGTTACGTCAACCCTAAGGATTTGGGTGATACCAAAGGGTTTTTCACTAAGCTGTTCAGCAGTAAAGACGACTCAAGCTTGAAGGCTAAAAAGTACCTCGTCGTTGTTAAATCCACTGGAGATAGTTCTTCAAGTGTCTACGTTCAGAATGCAGATGGTAAGCCCGAAAATACTGCTGCTGGATTGCAACTCTTAACATTGCTGACGGAGCAAATGGCTCGATAG
- a CDS encoding class I SAM-dependent methyltransferase translates to MHDAIVGASPWVRRFATAIPKDGVVLDLACGSGRHTALLDSLGHHILAVDQDISAIELLQSNAVKIQKLDLEGSDWPLLGQYFSGIVVTNYLYRPFLEQLPKMLSEGGVLIYETFADGNAVFGKPSNPNFLLNPGELLALAQRSGLKVIAYEDIYLDQPKPAVVQRICAVKGHLKGCIPLQFAG, encoded by the coding sequence ATGCATGATGCAATCGTAGGCGCCTCGCCTTGGGTAAGGCGTTTTGCTACTGCGATCCCAAAAGATGGGGTAGTTCTTGACTTAGCCTGCGGCTCCGGTCGGCATACCGCCTTACTAGATTCTCTAGGCCATCACATTCTGGCAGTTGACCAAGATATTTCCGCTATTGAGTTACTGCAAAGTAATGCCGTCAAAATCCAAAAACTCGATCTAGAGGGCTCGGATTGGCCCTTGCTAGGGCAGTATTTTTCAGGCATCGTGGTGACGAATTATCTCTATCGTCCATTTTTAGAGCAATTGCCCAAAATGCTGTCTGAGGGTGGAGTCCTCATCTACGAGACCTTCGCCGACGGAAATGCTGTATTCGGCAAACCTTCAAACCCAAACTTTTTGCTAAATCCAGGTGAATTGCTGGCTTTGGCGCAGCGTTCAGGCCTTAAAGTGATTGCCTACGAGGATATTTACCTCGATCAGCCTAAACCAGCTGTGGTTCAGAGGATTTGTGCCGTAAAAGGGCATTTAAAAGGGTGCATTCCGTTACAATTTGCAGGTTAA
- a CDS encoding RNA methyltransferase, with translation MKASQAQLLRWVLIETSHPGNVGSAARALKTMGFSDLHLISPKIAGVAQTSEAIALASGAVDILESSQETSSLESAVQGCTLVLGLTSRDREFGPPALNWQAARPLVQAAIAANQQVALLFGPERTGLDNHHLSLCTHRVWLDANPLYPSLNLAQAIMVCAFTLRESLGEDLGLGALGHNTEMVDYADPAAVAAMLEHWREGLEAIGYLDPANPKKLMPRLQALFARTRLHKEEIDLLRGIAKQMLLKK, from the coding sequence ATGAAAGCCTCCCAAGCACAGTTACTACGCTGGGTTTTAATTGAAACCAGCCACCCTGGAAATGTGGGGTCGGCAGCCCGCGCACTAAAAACTATGGGGTTTAGTGACCTGCACTTAATTTCACCGAAGATTGCGGGGGTTGCCCAGACGTCCGAGGCCATTGCTCTAGCCAGTGGTGCGGTCGATATCCTAGAGTCCAGTCAAGAAACTTCATCTTTGGAATCAGCTGTTCAAGGTTGCACTCTCGTTTTAGGCCTCACCAGTCGTGATCGTGAATTTGGGCCACCAGCATTAAATTGGCAAGCTGCTCGCCCATTAGTTCAGGCAGCTATTGCGGCCAACCAGCAAGTCGCACTCCTCTTTGGGCCAGAACGTACTGGTCTAGATAATCACCACCTCTCACTGTGCACCCATCGCGTATGGCTTGATGCGAACCCACTCTACCCTTCCCTGAACCTTGCCCAAGCCATCATGGTTTGCGCCTTCACCCTCAGAGAATCCCTTGGGGAGGATTTGGGACTGGGGGCCTTAGGCCATAACACCGAGATGGTAGATTATGCTGATCCTGCAGCTGTAGCTGCCATGCTGGAGCACTGGCGCGAGGGTCTGGAGGCAATTGGCTACCTTGATCCCGCAAACCCCAAAAAACTCATGCCCCGCTTACAAGCACTATTTGCTAGAACGCGCCTCCACAAAGAAGAAATCGACCTGCTCCGTGGGATCGCCAAACAGATGCTCTTGAAAAAATAG
- a CDS encoding FKBP-type peptidyl-prolyl cis-trans isomerase, protein MKIEKNTVVSLRYKLTDAQNNIIEEPDSPMVYLHGGYEGTFPKIENLLDGQDVGYEASIQLEPSEAFGEYDPELLKIEPRARFPEPLEVGMQFEGVPDEEVEDSGDEDEEPLIYTVTDVADSQVVLDGNHPLAGMALRFWVQVEDIRTATDEEIENRYPESAEAFAFGMPDDLVDGEDDTADTISNPDSSPPTLH, encoded by the coding sequence ATGAAGATCGAAAAAAATACCGTTGTATCCCTGCGCTACAAATTAACTGATGCGCAAAATAATATTATCGAGGAACCAGACTCCCCGATGGTATACCTGCATGGCGGATATGAGGGCACTTTTCCCAAAATTGAAAACTTATTAGATGGCCAGGATGTGGGCTATGAGGCCAGCATCCAGCTTGAGCCTAGCGAAGCCTTTGGAGAGTACGACCCAGAGTTACTCAAGATTGAGCCACGCGCACGCTTTCCTGAACCTTTGGAAGTCGGTATGCAGTTTGAGGGTGTTCCTGATGAGGAAGTGGAAGATTCTGGTGATGAAGATGAAGAGCCCTTGATCTATACCGTAACTGATGTGGCTGATAGCCAGGTTGTTTTAGATGGGAATCATCCACTTGCTGGTATGGCTTTGCGTTTCTGGGTTCAAGTGGAAGATATCCGAACTGCTACAGATGAAGAGATTGAAAATCGATATCCTGAGAGCGCAGAAGCGTTTGCATTTGGGATGCCTGATGATTTAGTCGATGGTGAGGATGACACTGCCGACACAATCTCTAACCCTGATAGCTCTCCTCCAACTCTGCATTAA
- a CDS encoding tryptophan--tRNA ligase, whose translation MFAERVLSGMRPTGSLHLGHYHGVLKNWVRLQSEYPCYFFVADWHALTTHYETPDVIEKSVWDMVIDWLACGVDPNQATLFIQSKVPEHAELFLLLAMGTPLGWLERVPTYKDQIEKLKEKDLQTYGFLGYPLLQAADILMYRAQFVPVGEDQVPHVEMTREVARRFNYLYGREPGFEEKALEAVKKLGSKRAKMYAELRVAFQERGDEEALEQAQALLQEAQSLSMADRERLFGFLEGARKIILPEPQALLTTASRMPGIDGQKMSKSYGNTISIREKPEEVIRSIRTMPTDPARVRRTDPGDPARCPVWQLHTVYSNEDTKTWVQKECQSAGIGCLECKQPVIDAILAEQQPMFERAQKYLDDPSLLRSIIADGSDKARKVAQETMREVRESMGLAYD comes from the coding sequence ATGTTTGCAGAACGCGTTCTCTCTGGCATGCGCCCAACTGGTAGCTTGCACCTTGGCCACTACCATGGTGTTTTAAAGAATTGGGTTCGCTTGCAATCTGAGTATCCCTGCTACTTTTTTGTCGCAGACTGGCACGCCTTAACAACTCACTATGAAACTCCAGATGTAATTGAGAAATCTGTCTGGGATATGGTGATTGATTGGTTAGCTTGTGGTGTAGATCCAAATCAAGCGACTTTATTTATTCAGAGCAAAGTGCCTGAGCATGCAGAGCTATTTTTATTGCTGGCGATGGGTACTCCTTTGGGTTGGTTGGAGCGCGTGCCAACATATAAAGATCAAATCGAAAAACTCAAAGAGAAAGATTTGCAGACCTATGGTTTCTTAGGCTATCCCTTGCTGCAAGCTGCTGACATTTTGATGTACCGCGCTCAATTTGTTCCGGTAGGTGAGGATCAAGTACCGCATGTGGAGATGACCCGTGAGGTAGCGCGTCGTTTTAATTATCTCTATGGTCGCGAGCCTGGCTTTGAAGAGAAGGCCTTAGAAGCGGTTAAAAAATTAGGAAGTAAACGCGCCAAAATGTATGCAGAATTGCGTGTCGCTTTTCAGGAGCGGGGCGATGAAGAGGCTCTAGAGCAAGCTCAAGCACTATTACAAGAAGCGCAAAGCCTGTCGATGGCTGATCGAGAGAGACTGTTTGGTTTCTTAGAGGGCGCACGCAAAATCATTCTGCCAGAGCCACAAGCTTTGTTAACCACCGCATCCCGCATGCCCGGTATTGATGGGCAGAAGATGTCCAAGTCTTACGGTAATACGATTAGCATTCGCGAAAAACCTGAAGAGGTAATTCGTTCAATCCGCACTATGCCAACAGATCCTGCTCGAGTACGCAGAACTGATCCAGGTGACCCCGCACGTTGCCCAGTGTGGCAACTCCATACGGTGTATTCAAATGAAGACACTAAAACCTGGGTTCAAAAAGAATGTCAGTCTGCAGGCATCGGCTGCTTAGAGTGCAAGCAACCCGTGATCGATGCCATTCTTGCTGAGCAGCAGCCCATGTTCGAGCGCGCCCAAAAATACTTGGATGATCCAAGCTTGTTGCGTTCCATCATTGCGGATGGATCCGATAAAGCGCGTAAAGTTGCTCAAGAAACCATGCGCGAGGTCCGAGAGTCTATGGGCTTGGCGTACGATTAA
- the cysE gene encoding serine O-acetyltransferase has product MLNSLFDQVDSIIVRDPAARNRLEVITCYPGLHAVWIHRASHGLWNLGLKWIARLLSMLARFITGIEIHPGAKIGRRVFLDHGLGIVIGETTEIGDDCTIYQGVTLGGTSLYKGVKRHPTLGKGVVISAGAKVLGGFTVGDGARVGSNAVVLKEIPAGATAVGIPARILHPDLPQASSPDSKAKEYFSAYGVTPNVDDPVSMALKGLIDATLEQEAKIAALEKALAKLSNTPSHAEESSDTKRDLGVLKEWLKE; this is encoded by the coding sequence ATGCTTAATTCGCTCTTCGACCAAGTCGACTCCATCATTGTTCGTGACCCTGCCGCAAGGAATCGCTTAGAGGTCATAACCTGCTATCCAGGGCTACATGCTGTTTGGATACATCGGGCATCACATGGTCTATGGAACTTGGGCTTGAAGTGGATCGCGCGCCTTCTATCGATGCTAGCTCGCTTCATTACTGGCATTGAAATACATCCTGGAGCAAAAATCGGTCGCAGAGTATTTCTGGACCACGGCCTAGGTATTGTGATTGGCGAGACTACTGAAATTGGCGATGACTGCACCATCTATCAAGGTGTTACCTTAGGCGGGACGTCTCTCTATAAGGGTGTAAAACGTCACCCCACTTTAGGTAAAGGCGTAGTCATTAGCGCGGGAGCAAAGGTTCTTGGAGGATTCACTGTAGGAGATGGCGCCCGTGTTGGATCTAATGCTGTAGTACTTAAGGAAATCCCAGCTGGAGCAACTGCCGTAGGAATTCCTGCGCGCATCTTGCACCCTGATTTGCCTCAGGCCAGCTCACCAGATAGCAAGGCTAAAGAATACTTTTCAGCCTATGGCGTCACACCCAACGTAGATGATCCAGTTTCTATGGCATTAAAAGGTTTAATTGATGCTACTTTAGAACAAGAGGCTAAGATCGCCGCACTTGAGAAAGCGCTAGCGAAATTGAGCAATACGCCATCACATGCAGAGGAATCCAGTGACACCAAGCGTGATCTTGGAGTCCTAAAAGAGTGGCTTAAAGAGTAG
- a CDS encoding inositol monophosphatase family protein has translation MHPMLNVAVKAARRAGTVINRASLNLERLQIDRKQHNDFVTEVDRQAEAAIIETLSEAYPSHGFLAEETGAQNTDAENVWIIDPLDGTTNFIHGFPQYAVSIALSVNGVTQQAVVYDPTRDELFTATRGAGAYLDRRRLRVATQDRLANSLLGTGFPYRDDQDLEKYLKIFADMSRQCAGLRRPGAASLDLAYVAAGRYDGFFESDLKPWDMAAGALLIAESGGLVGNYRGEEGFLQSGEVMCANPRIFAQMVQCLSKYSIC, from the coding sequence ATGCATCCCATGTTAAATGTGGCCGTGAAGGCTGCCCGTCGTGCAGGAACCGTGATTAATAGAGCTTCTCTGAATTTAGAGCGACTTCAGATTGACCGCAAACAACATAATGATTTCGTAACTGAGGTGGACAGACAGGCCGAAGCAGCCATTATCGAAACACTCAGCGAAGCCTATCCATCGCACGGATTCTTAGCAGAAGAAACTGGTGCCCAAAATACTGATGCTGAAAATGTTTGGATCATTGATCCGCTCGATGGCACAACCAACTTTATTCATGGTTTCCCGCAGTATGCAGTTTCCATTGCGCTGTCTGTCAACGGGGTAACCCAACAAGCAGTAGTTTACGATCCGACTCGTGATGAGCTGTTCACTGCCACACGCGGTGCAGGCGCATATTTGGATCGTCGGCGTTTGCGTGTTGCCACGCAAGATCGTTTAGCCAATTCATTGTTAGGCACAGGCTTTCCTTATCGCGATGACCAAGACTTAGAAAAGTATTTAAAAATCTTTGCAGATATGTCACGTCAATGTGCCGGTCTGCGTCGCCCTGGCGCTGCATCTCTTGACTTAGCCTATGTAGCTGCTGGTCGTTACGATGGATTTTTTGAGAGCGATCTCAAGCCATGGGATATGGCAGCAGGGGCTTTATTGATTGCTGAGTCTGGTGGACTGGTCGGCAACTACCGCGGCGAAGAAGGCTTCCTACAAAGTGGTGAAGTCATGTGCGCTAACCCTCGTATTTTTGCCCAGATGGTTCAGTGTTTATCTAAATATTCCATCTGTTAA
- a CDS encoding 3',5'-nucleoside bisphosphate phosphatase yields MTSNSSLNADLHCHSVVSDGTLTPEELAERAYANGVRLWALTDHDELGGQERAQLAASTLGMDYLPGVEISVTWMGQTIHIVGLGIDAAHAGILEGLRRTREGRGNRAKQMAEQLLKAGIPGAYEGALHFAGNQELISRTHFARFLVEQGICKDTDQVFKRYLVEDKPGYVPHLWATLDDAVAWIKEAGGAAVIAHPGRYKLSAMQMDELYKHFKEIGGMAIEVITGSHSPNQYQTYGKIAQHYGFLASRGSDFHDPEESYIDLGTLPHLPDHLTPVWSLFH; encoded by the coding sequence ATGACTAGCAATTCCAGCCTAAATGCAGATTTACACTGCCATTCCGTTGTGTCTGATGGAACGCTGACGCCTGAGGAGTTGGCGGAGCGTGCCTATGCGAACGGCGTGCGTTTATGGGCATTGACCGACCACGATGAGTTGGGTGGTCAAGAGAGGGCGCAACTTGCTGCAAGCACACTGGGTATGGATTATCTGCCTGGGGTTGAGATTTCGGTAACTTGGATGGGGCAAACTATCCACATCGTTGGCTTAGGAATTGACGCTGCCCATGCCGGAATTCTGGAGGGCTTACGCCGCACCCGTGAAGGTCGTGGTAATCGCGCTAAGCAGATGGCCGAACAATTATTGAAAGCTGGGATACCTGGCGCCTATGAAGGTGCATTGCATTTTGCGGGTAATCAAGAGCTCATTTCTCGTACACACTTTGCACGCTTTCTGGTGGAGCAGGGTATTTGCAAAGATACTGACCAGGTCTTTAAAAGATATCTAGTTGAAGACAAGCCAGGTTACGTGCCGCATCTCTGGGCAACGCTTGATGATGCGGTTGCTTGGATCAAAGAGGCGGGTGGAGCTGCTGTAATTGCACACCCCGGCCGTTACAAGTTGAGTGCCATGCAGATGGATGAACTCTACAAGCACTTTAAAGAAATCGGCGGCATGGCTATTGAGGTCATTACTGGCAGTCATAGCCCCAATCAATACCAAACCTATGGCAAGATTGCTCAGCACTATGGATTTTTAGCTTCTCGAGGATCAGATTTTCATGACCCAGAGGAAAGTTATATTGACCTTGGCACCTTGCCTCATTTGCCGGATCACCTTACTCCAGTGTGGTCGCTATTTCATTAA
- a CDS encoding UDP-2,3-diacylglucosamine diphosphatase has protein sequence MIPQHASALLISDLHLTPSMPLTAQRFFDFCEKDAPKVETVLILGDLFEYWVGDDAALHSPFHQEVKNTLATLSTKVKTYYLHGNRDFLVGKHFLSKTGMTLLPDPSKINIAGSEYVLCHGDSLCTADISYQVFRSWVRKPWIQKLFLRMPLNWRRSIANHLRSNSSVQYQRSMQFSVEGAQAKTNVTLSACAAVLKDQAGNQLIHGHTHRPKHHQEHLQDQEWQRWVLSDWDLDHPESGRPRASALLINQDGVRHTDLIKT, from the coding sequence ATGATTCCACAACACGCGAGCGCCCTGCTCATTTCTGATTTACATCTCACGCCGTCAATGCCCTTGACGGCGCAACGCTTTTTTGATTTTTGCGAAAAAGATGCGCCTAAGGTAGAAACTGTATTGATCTTAGGCGATCTATTTGAGTATTGGGTTGGGGATGATGCTGCTCTACATTCACCTTTTCACCAAGAGGTAAAAAATACGCTTGCAACCCTGTCTACTAAAGTAAAAACCTATTACCTTCACGGCAATCGGGACTTTTTAGTTGGCAAGCATTTTTTAAGTAAAACAGGTATGACTCTCTTACCTGATCCTAGCAAGATTAATATTGCAGGCTCTGAATATGTTCTCTGTCACGGCGACTCACTTTGTACGGCAGATATTAGCTATCAAGTTTTTCGTAGCTGGGTCCGCAAACCTTGGATTCAAAAACTATTCTTGAGAATGCCTTTGAATTGGCGCCGCTCTATTGCTAATCACCTGCGCAGTAATAGTAGCGTGCAATATCAACGGTCAATGCAATTTTCAGTTGAGGGTGCACAAGCTAAAACGAATGTCACCTTGAGTGCCTGCGCAGCAGTGCTTAAAGATCAAGCTGGGAATCAATTAATACATGGTCACACCCACCGACCAAAACATCATCAAGAGCATCTACAAGATCAGGAATGGCAACGCTGGGTCTTATCGGATTGGGATTTAGATCATCCCGAAAGTGGGCGGCCACGCGCAAGTGCCCTACTCATTAATCAAGACGGAGTACGTCACACTGACCTGATCAAAACTTAA
- a CDS encoding cupin domain-containing protein: MTAFYLSKPYDPPQAPQNLPLDRPWALLGGNSPQQFMKSYWHKKPLLVRGAIPSFELAKQMGEPLDSAISPEELFKIAGDDAMESRLIKAKPWTFTNGPFKKRSIPSIETTNWTLLLQGMEAKHSAAAKVLSWFRFIPDARLDDLMISIAGPGGGVGPHFDSYDVFLIQMSGRRRWRISEQKDLSLNPDLPLKILQDFRVEREWDLEPGDMLYLPPHIAHDGIALDAGCQTWSVGFRSQSYKEILQEGLWRLAESLEDIPELNRRFADPKQSATHCAEQLPAEIITQVRHKLKGLKLDRVETFLPGIAAYLSEPKPQAYFDGAVNNLSPEQFRRQLSKQVLHAHPYTRLLALGPRIYCNGEEMTEGQNASTQAAWRSLASSKQFTGSTGKIRLNNSLFGAFEAGWLLF; this comes from the coding sequence ATGACAGCATTTTACTTGAGCAAGCCTTACGATCCGCCACAGGCACCCCAAAACCTACCGCTAGATCGCCCATGGGCTCTTCTAGGGGGCAATAGCCCTCAACAGTTCATGAAATCCTATTGGCATAAGAAGCCGCTATTAGTCCGAGGTGCCATCCCCTCCTTTGAGCTCGCCAAACAAATGGGTGAGCCCTTAGATAGCGCGATATCACCTGAAGAGTTATTCAAAATAGCGGGTGATGATGCGATGGAATCCAGATTAATTAAGGCAAAGCCTTGGACTTTTACAAACGGTCCATTTAAGAAGAGATCTATCCCCTCCATTGAGACAACGAATTGGACACTACTACTTCAAGGTATGGAGGCAAAACATTCTGCAGCTGCAAAAGTACTTTCTTGGTTTCGCTTCATTCCGGATGCGCGCTTAGATGATTTGATGATCAGCATTGCTGGTCCTGGCGGCGGCGTAGGCCCCCACTTTGATTCTTATGATGTCTTTTTAATTCAGATGTCGGGACGCAGACGTTGGCGTATTTCTGAGCAAAAAGATTTATCCCTCAATCCAGATCTGCCTTTGAAAATCCTACAAGACTTTAGAGTGGAGAGAGAGTGGGATCTGGAGCCAGGCGACATGCTTTACCTACCACCACATATTGCCCATGATGGCATTGCGTTGGATGCAGGCTGCCAAACTTGGTCAGTTGGCTTTAGATCACAAAGCTATAAAGAAATCTTGCAAGAAGGCTTATGGCGTTTAGCTGAGTCACTAGAAGATATTCCTGAGTTAAATAGGCGCTTTGCAGATCCCAAGCAATCAGCAACTCATTGTGCAGAACAACTTCCAGCAGAAATCATTACGCAAGTAAGGCATAAGTTAAAAGGCTTAAAACTCGATCGTGTAGAAACATTTCTTCCTGGCATAGCCGCCTATCTCAGCGAACCAAAACCTCAGGCCTACTTTGATGGAGCAGTCAATAATCTCTCGCCTGAACAATTTAGACGTCAGCTTAGTAAGCAAGTTTTACATGCACACCCCTATACAAGGCTTCTTGCTCTGGGCCCAAGGATTTACTGCAACGGCGAAGAGATGACCGAAGGTCAAAACGCCTCAACTCAAGCTGCCTGGCGCTCACTGGCAAGTAGCAAACAGTTCACAGGATCCACAGGGAAAATTAGATTAAATAACAGTCTTTTTGGGGCTTTTGAGGCAGGATGGCTGCTTTTTTAA
- a CDS encoding peptidylprolyl isomerase yields MSKVLLKTNKGDITLTLDAAKAPKTVANFIEYVKSGHYDGTIFHRVIDNFMVQGGGMTAGLKEKKSGAQIENEANNGLKNERGTVAMARTSDPHSATAQFFINVNDNDFLNHTAPNAQGWGYAVFGKVTDGLDVVDVIRQVKTSNSGFHQDVPTEDVLIEKASVLEE; encoded by the coding sequence ATGTCTAAAGTTCTACTGAAAACCAATAAGGGCGATATCACCCTTACTCTAGATGCTGCAAAAGCACCAAAGACTGTTGCTAATTTTATAGAGTACGTCAAAAGCGGTCACTACGATGGCACGATTTTCCATCGCGTGATTGATAACTTTATGGTTCAAGGTGGCGGCATGACTGCTGGCCTAAAAGAAAAAAAATCTGGCGCTCAAATTGAAAATGAAGCAAACAATGGCCTCAAGAACGAACGTGGCACAGTAGCTATGGCTCGTACTAGCGATCCGCACTCTGCGACAGCGCAATTTTTTATTAACGTCAATGACAATGACTTCTTAAACCACACCGCCCCTAATGCTCAAGGCTGGGGTTACGCTGTTTTTGGCAAAGTCACTGATGGTCTTGATGTAGTTGATGTCATTCGACAAGTTAAAACAAGTAATTCCGGCTTTCATCAAGATGTTCCTACTGAAGATGTCCTCATTGAAAAGGCAAGCGTTCTCGAGGAATGA
- the dapA gene encoding 4-hydroxy-tetrahydrodipicolinate synthase, protein MPAIVTPMFEDGSLDFPALRSLLDWHVAEGSDGIVIVGTSGESPTVSVEEHCELIKVTVDHIAARIPVIAGTGGNSTTEAIELTNFAKSVGADASLQVVPYYNKPTQDGMYAHFKKIAESVDLPVILYNVPGRTVADLAGETTVRLAGVPGIIGIKDATGSIERGTLLLADLKRAGHQEFSVFSGDDLSAAMLMLMGGKGNISVTANIAPRLMHELCQAAMSDDVLKTRTIQYQLLAVHKAMFTEANPIPVKWALHEMGKVTSGIRLPLTPLSVALREPLKAALKQAGLL, encoded by the coding sequence ATGCCTGCCATTGTGACGCCGATGTTCGAGGACGGAAGCTTGGACTTTCCGGCCTTACGTTCCTTGCTAGATTGGCATGTTGCCGAAGGTTCTGATGGCATTGTTATTGTTGGTACTAGTGGGGAGTCTCCCACGGTGTCTGTAGAAGAACATTGCGAGCTGATTAAAGTGACTGTAGATCATATTGCTGCGCGCATCCCGGTAATCGCTGGTACTGGCGGCAATTCCACAACCGAGGCAATTGAGTTAACTAATTTTGCGAAGTCGGTTGGTGCTGATGCCAGCCTCCAGGTTGTGCCTTACTACAACAAGCCAACCCAAGACGGCATGTATGCTCATTTCAAGAAAATTGCGGAGTCGGTTGATCTGCCTGTGATTCTGTATAACGTTCCCGGCAGAACAGTTGCTGATCTTGCTGGCGAGACAACTGTTCGCCTAGCAGGAGTTCCAGGAATTATTGGGATCAAAGATGCTACCGGAAGTATTGAGCGCGGCACTTTATTGCTTGCTGATCTAAAGCGTGCTGGACACCAAGAATTTTCTGTATTTTCTGGTGACGATCTTAGTGCGGCAATGCTGATGCTCATGGGTGGCAAAGGTAATATTTCTGTAACGGCTAATATTGCACCTCGCTTGATGCACGAGCTGTGTCAAGCAGCAATGTCTGATGATGTGCTTAAGACGCGCACGATTCAATATCAATTACTGGCTGTACATAAAGCCATGTTTACCGAGGCAAATCCGATTCCCGTGAAATGGGCCCTGCATGAGATGGGTAAAGTGACCTCAGGCATTCGATTACCTTTAACCCCTTTGAGTGTTGCCTTGCGCGAACCTTTGAAGGCTGCATTGAAACAGGCTGGCTTACTATGA